Proteins encoded within one genomic window of uncultured Draconibacterium sp.:
- a CDS encoding transposase, with translation MDNYPISSNSLDKFFHINGEQFGQQYKEHLSNYNNWPMRPHADDWMVFAQNIGSYLSIDETSLSNGELYTILTNKAAKGKKGVLVAMIKGTRAEDVVEALKIIPLSERRKVREITLDMAGSMGQIARQCFPKATRVIDRFHVQKLALDALQEIRIKHRWDAIDQETNAKENAKWDKKIYTLFRFDNGDTKKQLLARSRYLLFKSADKWSQSQKQRAKILFAQYPDIKKAFDLTHDLRIIFAKTKEKAVAYTKLAHWYNKVADSGFRSFNTISATIYTHYKEILNFFDRRNTNASAESFNAKLKAFRAALRGVSDMKYFLFRVAKIYA, from the coding sequence TTGGACAATTACCCGATCAGCAGTAACAGCCTGGATAAGTTTTTTCACATCAATGGAGAACAGTTTGGACAGCAATACAAAGAGCACCTTAGCAATTACAATAACTGGCCAATGCGGCCTCATGCCGATGACTGGATGGTTTTCGCGCAGAATATTGGCAGCTATTTAAGCATTGATGAAACTTCGTTATCGAACGGCGAGCTTTACACGATTCTTACCAATAAAGCGGCTAAGGGTAAAAAAGGTGTACTGGTAGCTATGATCAAAGGAACCAGGGCTGAAGATGTAGTCGAAGCTTTAAAAATCATTCCTCTCAGTGAGCGTCGTAAAGTCAGGGAAATAACCCTTGATATGGCCGGTTCGATGGGACAAATTGCCAGGCAATGCTTTCCAAAAGCAACACGTGTTATTGATCGTTTTCATGTGCAAAAGCTTGCACTCGATGCCCTGCAGGAGATACGCATAAAACACAGGTGGGACGCCATTGACCAAGAAACAAATGCTAAAGAGAATGCTAAATGGGACAAGAAAATTTACACCCTGTTTCGCTTTGATAATGGCGATACAAAAAAACAATTACTGGCACGCAGCAGGTATCTTTTGTTTAAATCAGCCGACAAATGGAGTCAGTCTCAAAAACAAAGAGCCAAAATTCTTTTTGCACAATACCCCGATATTAAAAAAGCATTTGACCTAACACACGATTTAAGGATCATTTTCGCAAAAACAAAAGAGAAGGCGGTGGCGTACACAAAACTGGCACACTGGTATAATAAAGTCGCAGACTCCGGGTTTCGCTCGTTTAACACAATATCGGCTACTATTTACACCCATTACAAGGAAATACTCAACTTCTTTGACCGGCGAAACACCAATGCTTCAGCAGAATCTTTCAATGCTAAACTGAAAGCTTTTAGAGCAGCATTGAGAGGCGTAAGTGACATGAAATATTTTCTGTTTAGAGTAGCAAAAATTTATGCCTGA
- a CDS encoding DUF2723 domain-containing protein, whose amino-acid sequence MQHTKLINNTLGWLVFIVACITYFATLEPTVSWWDCGEFITSAFKLEVGHPPGAPTFMILGRILTLFAPDATKAAVMVNSLSAIASAATIMFLYWTIVHLAKKLFPEDKLSAGEQIAVWGSGLVGALAFTFTDSFWFSAVEGEVYALSSLFTAMVFWAILKWENVAHEKYANRWLVLIAYLMGLSIGVHLLNLLAIPAIGMVYYFKKYEFSWKGVIYALAASMGILLGIQYGIIPGVPRVAFVFDRIFVNAFGLPFNSGILFMGALLVAGSVWGINYTRKRNKVVLNTALTMVIVILIGYSSFALIVIRASANPPMNQNSPDNAFALVRYLNREQYGDRPLAKGPYYNAPRIGTKDPKEQYNKVNGKYEITGTMPGGSVYEPKMETFFPRMYSDKANHIQAYKDWGKVKGTPVRVRERGEVKTLQKPTFGENLRFFFSYQVGHMYMRYFMWNFVGRQNDIQGHGSFENGNWVSGISFIDEPKTGPRDNMPEWMKNDPSRNVYYFLPLLLGLLGLFFQYNQGKRGKETFAVTMLLFILTGIAIVVYLNQYPYQPRERDYAYAGSFYAFAIWIGLGVLAVYTGLKKVLKGAPGAVLATVISVVAVPCVLASQNWDDHDRSGKYMTRDYAKNYLESCAPNAILFTYGDNDTFPLWYVQEVEGVRRDVKIVNISYLGMDCYINQQQFKTYDADPVPFTFTKDKYYMGRMDAVLFQDRIKGSVELSEAMEFLGSDDVRTKVQVTSGAMLDYLPSRDFHITVDKQKALDSGTVKSEDADLIADRVSFKISDNMITKSEMAVLNMIAANNWERPIYIDHSLVFTGNIHFLDWLQFEGLAYRFVPIRTPKQGITAGRIDTDILYDNVMNKFVWGNVNDPDIHMDEYNRKQINIMQARYMFTRLSQALLAKGEKEKAIEVADKMFELFPNEKMPLDYSSFQMAGQYYGAGAIEKGNEKVRIMADNCFAMLDYFASLPNNLAAAIQGEQNRQISHLRNLVILTRNYNQDELNAELDAKLQELIAKFQNKAGA is encoded by the coding sequence ATGCAACACACAAAATTAATCAATAACACTCTTGGTTGGCTTGTTTTTATCGTCGCTTGTATAACTTATTTTGCAACGCTTGAACCTACAGTAAGCTGGTGGGATTGTGGCGAGTTTATTACAAGTGCTTTTAAATTGGAAGTTGGTCACCCGCCGGGTGCACCTACGTTTATGATTTTGGGACGGATACTTACGCTGTTTGCTCCCGATGCCACCAAGGCCGCTGTTATGGTTAATTCCCTGTCGGCTATTGCAAGTGCCGCAACAATTATGTTTTTGTACTGGACGATCGTACATCTTGCCAAAAAACTTTTTCCGGAGGATAAACTAAGTGCCGGCGAACAGATTGCAGTGTGGGGAAGTGGTTTGGTTGGTGCTTTGGCTTTTACTTTTACTGATTCGTTTTGGTTTTCGGCAGTAGAAGGCGAGGTTTATGCACTGTCGTCGTTGTTTACGGCCATGGTATTTTGGGCCATCTTGAAATGGGAAAATGTGGCGCACGAAAAATATGCAAACCGCTGGTTGGTTCTCATTGCATATTTGATGGGCTTATCAATTGGCGTTCACCTGTTGAACCTGTTGGCTATTCCGGCCATCGGAATGGTTTATTATTTCAAAAAATACGAATTCTCATGGAAAGGAGTGATCTATGCCTTGGCAGCGTCGATGGGTATTCTGCTGGGTATTCAATATGGAATTATTCCGGGAGTGCCACGTGTTGCTTTTGTTTTCGATCGCATTTTTGTTAATGCATTCGGACTGCCGTTTAACTCGGGAATATTGTTTATGGGCGCCTTGTTGGTAGCTGGGTCCGTTTGGGGAATCAATTACACCCGGAAAAGAAACAAGGTAGTGCTGAACACGGCACTTACAATGGTTATTGTAATTCTGATTGGATATTCATCGTTTGCGCTGATTGTTATTCGGGCGTCGGCCAATCCGCCAATGAACCAGAATAGTCCGGATAATGCTTTTGCGCTGGTTCGTTACCTGAACCGCGAGCAGTATGGCGACCGCCCGCTGGCAAAAGGACCGTATTACAATGCCCCGCGTATTGGAACCAAAGATCCAAAAGAGCAATACAATAAAGTTAACGGGAAATATGAAATTACCGGGACAATGCCGGGTGGTTCGGTTTACGAGCCAAAAATGGAGACTTTTTTCCCGCGGATGTACAGCGACAAAGCAAACCATATTCAGGCTTATAAAGACTGGGGAAAAGTTAAAGGAACGCCGGTAAGGGTGCGCGAGCGGGGCGAAGTTAAAACCCTGCAAAAGCCAACTTTTGGCGAAAACCTACGCTTCTTTTTTAGTTACCAGGTTGGGCATATGTACATGCGCTATTTTATGTGGAACTTTGTGGGCCGGCAAAACGATATACAAGGTCACGGAAGTTTCGAAAATGGAAACTGGGTAAGCGGTATTTCGTTTATCGATGAGCCCAAAACAGGGCCGCGCGATAATATGCCCGAGTGGATGAAAAACGATCCGAGTAGAAATGTATATTACTTTTTACCGCTGTTGTTGGGACTTCTGGGCTTATTCTTTCAGTATAACCAGGGCAAAAGAGGAAAAGAAACTTTTGCAGTTACCATGCTGCTGTTTATACTCACCGGAATTGCGATTGTGGTTTACCTGAACCAGTATCCGTACCAACCTCGCGAACGTGATTATGCTTATGCAGGCTCGTTTTATGCTTTTGCCATTTGGATTGGACTGGGCGTACTGGCCGTTTATACCGGGTTAAAGAAAGTGCTGAAAGGAGCGCCGGGAGCCGTGCTGGCTACTGTAATTTCGGTGGTTGCCGTGCCGTGCGTGCTGGCGTCTCAAAACTGGGATGATCACGACCGCTCGGGAAAATACATGACCCGCGATTATGCCAAAAACTACCTCGAGTCGTGTGCGCCAAATGCTATCCTGTTTACCTATGGCGATAACGATACTTTTCCGCTGTGGTATGTGCAGGAAGTGGAAGGTGTGCGTCGGGATGTTAAAATCGTAAACATCAGTTATTTAGGAATGGACTGCTACATCAATCAGCAGCAGTTTAAAACATACGATGCCGATCCGGTTCCATTTACTTTCACAAAAGATAAATACTACATGGGGCGCATGGATGCCGTTCTTTTTCAGGACCGGATAAAAGGATCGGTGGAGTTGAGCGAAGCCATGGAGTTTTTAGGCAGCGACGATGTGCGTACCAAGGTGCAAGTTACCAGCGGAGCAATGTTGGATTACCTGCCGTCGCGCGATTTCCATATTACGGTTGATAAGCAGAAAGCTCTGGATTCGGGAACTGTAAAATCCGAAGATGCCGATCTTATTGCCGACAGAGTGAGCTTTAAGATTTCCGATAATATGATCACAAAAAGTGAAATGGCTGTGTTGAATATGATTGCTGCCAACAACTGGGAGCGCCCGATCTATATTGATCATAGTTTGGTGTTTACCGGAAATATTCACTTCCTCGACTGGCTGCAATTTGAAGGACTTGCTTATCGGTTTGTACCGATACGGACGCCAAAACAAGGGATAACTGCCGGAAGAATCGATACCGATATTCTTTACGATAATGTGATGAATAAATTTGTTTGGGGAAATGTAAACGATCCGGATATTCATATGGATGAGTACAACCGCAAACAGATAAACATTATGCAGGCGCGCTATATGTTTACACGTTTGTCGCAAGCCTTATTAGCAAAAGGAGAAAAGGAAAAGGCCATTGAGGTGGCTGATAAAATGTTCGAGCTTTTCCCGAACGAGAAAATGCCCCTCGATTACAGTTCGTTTCAAATGGCTGGGCAGTATTATGGTGCCGGAGCCATAGAAAAAGGAAATGAGAAAGTTCGCATTATGGCTGATAACTGTTTTGCTATGCTTGATTATTTTGCTTCGTTGCCCAACAATCTTGCTGCAGCGATACAAGGCGAGCAAAACCGTCAGATCTCGCATTTACGAAACCTGGTGATACTTACACGAAACTACAATCAGGATGAGTTGAATGCTGAACTGGATGCCAAATTGCAGGAATTGATTGCAAAGTTCCAGAATAAAGCCGGTGCTTAA
- a CDS encoding (deoxy)nucleoside triphosphate pyrophosphohydrolase: protein MIQVTCAIIIDRGKILVAQNNENSDHPFKWEFPGGKVKSGETEKECIVREIEEELNLTIEVVEALTPVEHDYKIKVIRLIPFVCSHVLGKIKLNDHNAVKWVTFDELDELDLAEADRVLIQMPENCERLKKYTGEQMNQSR from the coding sequence ATGATTCAAGTTACCTGTGCCATAATAATCGATCGAGGGAAAATTCTTGTTGCTCAAAATAACGAAAACTCTGATCATCCTTTTAAGTGGGAATTTCCCGGAGGAAAAGTAAAATCCGGCGAAACCGAAAAAGAGTGTATCGTTCGAGAAATAGAGGAAGAATTAAATCTGACTATTGAAGTGGTGGAGGCTCTAACTCCGGTTGAACACGATTATAAAATTAAAGTTATTCGTTTGATTCCTTTTGTTTGTTCGCACGTTCTGGGTAAAATAAAGTTGAACGATCATAACGCAGTGAAATGGGTGACTTTTGATGAGTTGGATGAACTTGATTTAGCGGAGGCCGATAGGGTTTTGATTCAAATGCCGGAGAATTGTGAACGATTAAAGAAATACACCGGGGAACAAATGAACCAGTCCCGATAA
- a CDS encoding D-2-hydroxyacid dehydrogenase: MKIVVLDGYALNPGDLNWNELEALGELTVYDRTTPEQTIERAADAEIVYTNKVILNREIIEQLPLLKFIGVLATGYNVVDTAAASDAGITVCNIPAYSTQSVAQLVFAHILHFSNKVGLHAKSVSNGEWATSKDFAYWLSAQTELAGKTLGIIGFGQIGQAVACIALAFGMKVIFNNRSKKTTDLDARQVDLETLLATSDFISINCPLTSENQGFINKTTISRMKPTAFLINTGRGPLINEQDLADALNNDQIAGAGLDVLSVEPALSENPLPKAKNCFITPHIAWATLEARQRLMQIAVNNLKAFIDGEPINVVG; this comes from the coding sequence ATGAAGATCGTTGTTTTGGATGGCTACGCACTAAATCCCGGAGACTTAAACTGGAATGAATTAGAAGCGTTGGGAGAGTTAACCGTTTACGACCGCACAACACCGGAGCAAACCATTGAGCGGGCTGCAGATGCCGAAATCGTTTACACCAACAAAGTCATTCTTAACCGCGAAATTATAGAACAGCTACCCCTGCTAAAATTCATTGGAGTGCTGGCAACAGGTTATAATGTTGTTGATACAGCTGCAGCCAGCGATGCAGGAATTACAGTTTGTAATATTCCGGCGTATAGCACGCAATCGGTAGCGCAGTTGGTATTTGCCCATATCCTGCATTTTTCCAACAAGGTGGGTTTGCACGCCAAATCGGTTAGCAATGGAGAATGGGCAACAAGCAAAGACTTTGCCTACTGGCTGTCGGCACAAACCGAGCTGGCCGGGAAAACACTGGGCATTATAGGTTTCGGGCAGATCGGACAAGCCGTTGCGTGCATAGCACTGGCTTTTGGTATGAAAGTGATTTTCAACAATCGCAGCAAAAAAACGACCGATCTCGATGCCCGACAAGTTGATCTTGAAACTTTACTGGCGACCAGCGATTTTATCAGTATCAACTGCCCGCTTACCAGCGAGAATCAAGGTTTCATAAATAAAACTACCATTAGCAGAATGAAACCAACGGCTTTTTTGATAAACACCGGCCGCGGACCACTGATAAACGAACAGGATTTAGCCGATGCGCTAAACAACGACCAGATTGCGGGTGCCGGCCTTGATGTATTGTCGGTGGAACCTGCGCTATCCGAAAATCCGTTGCCCAAAGCAAAGAACTGCTTTATAACGCCACACATTGCCTGGGCAACTCTTGAAGCCCGCCAACGATTAATGCAGATTGCTGTTAATAATTTAAAGGCATTTATTGATGGGGAACCAATTAATGTGGTTGGCTAA
- a CDS encoding response regulator, whose translation MEINNQGSESATKKLRILLAEDDKINQKLFSYMLNEIADELLIASTGVEAINLHKENSGIDLILMDLKMPEMDGYEAVKNIRESDQAVKIFALSAFSPETQSEAVNGNDFNDYVSKPIRKADLLKIIEKHF comes from the coding sequence ATGGAAATAAATAACCAAGGCAGTGAATCTGCTACAAAAAAATTAAGAATTTTACTGGCTGAAGACGATAAAATTAATCAGAAGTTGTTTTCGTACATGTTAAACGAAATTGCCGACGAACTGCTTATCGCCTCAACGGGTGTAGAAGCCATAAATTTGCATAAAGAGAATTCTGGGATCGATTTAATTTTAATGGATTTAAAAATGCCAGAGATGGATGGTTACGAAGCCGTAAAAAATATCAGGGAATCCGATCAAGCGGTAAAAATTTTTGCTTTATCGGCTTTTTCTCCCGAAACACAAAGCGAGGCAGTAAACGGAAACGATTTTAACGATTATGTGAGTAAACCCATTCGAAAAGCCGATCTGTTAAAAATTATCGAAAAACATTTTTAG
- a CDS encoding peptidylprolyl isomerase encodes MRKLTLLFVGCIMLFCAACDREIEEGVRKSDLSKDVQLVTDFGTIILRLSDETPIHRNNFIKLVNEGAYDNVSFHRVIENFLIQTGDMTTKPSGLGSKRDSAEWYYLIDAEFRSDLLHKRGAVNAARMGDDQNPERASDGTQFTIIQGRVYNDSTLALAEKRINGWLAYNKVIHQPEYKTEHKKLKELFDKMDAFYEQDNPADSLMIQAVEADIKTLKTKFDSLAEIELATMEPYRFPEEHREIYKTEGGAAHLDQNYTVFGEVLKGMDVVDSIARVKTDSADKPIDDVRILSATMIERR; translated from the coding sequence ATGAGAAAACTAACACTGCTGTTTGTTGGGTGTATTATGCTCTTTTGCGCTGCGTGCGACAGGGAGATTGAAGAAGGAGTGCGGAAAAGTGATTTGTCGAAAGATGTTCAGTTAGTTACTGATTTCGGAACGATTATTCTGCGCTTGTCGGACGAAACGCCCATTCATCGTAATAATTTTATAAAATTGGTGAACGAGGGAGCTTACGACAATGTGTCGTTTCATCGGGTTATCGAGAACTTTCTTATTCAAACCGGAGATATGACCACAAAACCTTCGGGGTTAGGCAGTAAAAGAGACAGTGCGGAATGGTATTATTTGATCGATGCCGAATTCAGGTCTGATTTGTTGCATAAAAGAGGAGCTGTAAACGCTGCCCGAATGGGAGATGACCAGAATCCGGAGCGCGCTTCAGACGGAACGCAGTTTACCATTATTCAGGGGCGCGTTTACAACGACAGCACACTGGCACTGGCTGAAAAAAGAATTAACGGCTGGTTGGCATACAATAAGGTGATACACCAACCGGAATACAAAACAGAGCATAAAAAACTTAAGGAGCTGTTTGATAAGATGGATGCGTTTTATGAACAGGATAATCCTGCCGACAGTTTGATGATTCAGGCAGTTGAAGCCGACATAAAAACCTTAAAAACCAAATTTGATTCGTTAGCCGAAATTGAGTTGGCAACAATGGAACCTTATCGTTTCCCGGAAGAGCACCGCGAGATTTATAAAACAGAGGGTGGGGCTGCTCACCTTGATCAGAACTACACGGTATTTGGCGAAGTGCTTAAAGGAATGGATGTGGTCGACAGTATTGCACGTGTTAAGACGGACAGTGCAGACAAACCCATTGATGATGTGCGCATATTATCGGCAACAATGATAGAGCGAAGATAG
- a CDS encoding TIGR04133 family radical SAM/SPASM protein: MISLKEYAFRQFKKMETRAHELNYLFWECTTRCNLNCIHCGSDCAKDSAFKDMPLDDFLTAIDTIEDKAPNFTVVFTGGEPLLRNDLEQCGKELRRRGFRWSMVSNGHLYNQERHYSLLNAGMGALTISLDGLEASHNWMRNSSTSFQKVLNAIELATSATRLNFDVVTCVNQKNSNELRQIKDLLVSKNVKAWRLFTIIPIGRAANNPDLQLSDKQFVELMDFIAEQRAAKDIDVKFSCEGYVGKYELLVRDSSFFCRAGINIGSVLIDGSISACPNIERSFSQGNIYTDNFYEVWQNKFQPFRNRSWTKTGECKSCSEYNDCQGNGFHNWHGDKQNVLVCHHHKIKNGSA, translated from the coding sequence ATGATTTCGCTTAAGGAATATGCTTTCAGGCAATTTAAGAAGATGGAGACCCGTGCGCACGAACTAAATTATTTGTTTTGGGAGTGTACCACCCGATGCAATTTAAATTGCATTCACTGCGGAAGCGATTGTGCAAAAGACAGTGCTTTTAAGGATATGCCGCTCGATGATTTTCTGACGGCAATTGACACCATTGAAGATAAAGCCCCAAATTTTACCGTTGTATTTACCGGAGGAGAACCCCTGTTGCGAAACGATTTGGAACAGTGCGGAAAAGAATTGAGAAGACGAGGATTTCGGTGGTCGATGGTTTCAAACGGGCACCTGTACAACCAGGAAAGGCATTATTCGTTGCTAAATGCCGGAATGGGCGCATTAACGATTAGTCTCGACGGATTGGAAGCCTCGCATAACTGGATGAGAAATAGCAGCACCAGTTTTCAGAAAGTGCTAAATGCTATTGAGCTGGCAACTTCGGCCACGCGTTTAAACTTTGATGTGGTTACCTGTGTAAATCAGAAAAATAGTAACGAGCTGAGGCAGATTAAAGATTTGCTGGTTTCGAAAAACGTTAAAGCCTGGCGCTTATTTACGATTATTCCGATTGGCCGGGCGGCAAACAATCCCGATTTGCAATTAAGCGATAAGCAGTTTGTTGAGCTGATGGATTTTATAGCCGAACAGCGAGCGGCAAAAGACATTGATGTGAAATTTAGCTGCGAGGGATATGTGGGCAAATACGAATTGCTGGTACGCGATAGTTCTTTTTTTTGCCGGGCAGGAATAAATATTGGCTCGGTTTTAATCGACGGCTCCATTTCGGCATGCCCAAATATCGAAAGAAGCTTTTCGCAGGGAAATATTTACACCGACAATTTTTACGAAGTGTGGCAGAACAAATTTCAACCTTTTCGAAATCGGAGCTGGACAAAAACCGGGGAATGTAAATCATGCAGCGAGTATAACGATTGCCAGGGAAATGGATTTCATAACTGGCACGGCGACAAACAGAATGTATTGGTTTGTCATCATCATAAAATAAAGAATGGAAGTGCTTAG